In a single window of the Cervus elaphus chromosome 1, mCerEla1.1, whole genome shotgun sequence genome:
- the LOC122695060 gene encoding olfactory receptor 2D2-like — protein sequence MRQTNQTQVTEFLLLGLSDDQRTQELLFTLFLGVYLVTVLGNLLLMFLIQADSQLHTPMYFFLCNLSLADLCFSTNIVPQALAHLLSRRKVISFTRCAAQLLLFLVFGCTQCALLAVMACDRQVAICNPLHYPSTMTWRVCIQLAAGSWTSGILVSVVDTTFTLMLPYQGSNNIAHFFCEAPAILILASTDTHTSEMVIFLMGVVILLIPVSLILVSYGRIIVTVVRMRSTEGKLKAFSTCSSHLVVVILFYGSGIVTYMTPKSYKEQEKLVSVFYAMVTPMLNPLIYSLRNKDVKGALRKVATRNFPCRFGVFH from the coding sequence ATGAGACAGACAAATCAGACGCAGGTGACAGAATTCCTCCTTCTGGGACTCTCTGATGACCAACGCACCCAAGAGCTGCTCTTCACCTTATTCCTGGGTGTCTACCTGGTCACCGTGCTTGGAAATCTGCTTCTCATGTTCCTTATTCAGGCTGACTCTCAGCTTCACACacccatgtatttttttctctgcaatCTGTCTCTGGCTGACCTCTGTTTCTCTACCAACATCGTTCCTCAAGCCCTAGCCCACCTGCTCTCCAGAAGGAAAGTGATTTCATTCACACGCTGTGCAGCTCAGCTTCTGCTATTCCTTGTTTTCGGGTGTACACAGTGTGCCCTGTTGGCGGTGATGGCCTGTGATCGACAGGTGGCTATCTGCAACCCTCTGCATTACCCTAGCACCATGACTTGGAGGGTGTGCATCCAGCTGGCTGCAGGATCATGGACCAGTGGCATTCTGGTGTCTGTGGTGGACACCACCTTCACACTAATGCTGCCCTACCAAGGCAGCAATAATATTGCTCATTTCTTTTGTGAGGCCCCTGCAATTTTGATCCTGGCATCCACAGACACCCACACTTCAGAGATGGTCATTTTCCTCATGGGGGTTGTGATTCTCCTCATACCGGTTTCTCTAATCCTGGTATCCTATGGCCGCATCATAGTGACTGTGGTCAGGATGAGGTCAACTGAGGGCAAGCTCAAGGCATTCTCAACCTGTAGTTCCCATCTCGTGGTGGTCATCCTTTTTTATGGGTCAGGAATTGTCACCTACATGACACCAAAGTcttacaaagaacaggaaaagctgGTATCTGTGTTCTATGCAATGGTGACCCCCATGCTTAATCCcctcatctacagcctgaggaacaaggATGTGAAGGGAGCTCTGAGGAAAGTAGCCACAAGGAATTTCCCATGCAGGTTTGGAGTTTTCCACTGA
- the LOC122695038 gene encoding olfactory receptor 10A4, with product MMWGNWTVVSEFVLVSFSSLSSQLQALLFLLFLTIYLVTLMGNVLIILVTTADSALQSPTYFFLRNLSFLEIGFNLVIVPKMLGTLIIQDTTISFLGCATQMYFFFFFGAAECCLLATMAYDRYVAICDPLHYPVIMGRRACGQLAAASWFSGFPVATVQTTWIFSFPFCGPNRVNHFFCDSPPVIALVCADTSLFELEALTATVLFILFPFLLILGSYVRILSTIFRMPSAEGKHKAFSTCSSHLLVVSLFYSTAILTYFRPRSSNSPESKKLLSLSYTVVTPMLNPIIYSLRNTEVKAALRRAIRRTLGFQKL from the coding sequence ATGatgtggggaaactggacagttgTCAGTGAGTTTGTTCTTGTGAGCTTCTCATCCCTGTCCTCTCAGCTACAAGCTCtgttgtttctcctttttttgaCCATTTACCTTGTTACCCTGATGGGAAATGTCCTCATAATCCTGGTGACTACAGCTGACTCTGCCCTCCAAAGTCCTACGTACTTCTTCCTCAGGAACTTGTCTTTCCTGGAGATAGGTTTCAACTTGGTTATTGTGCCCAAGATGCTGGGGACCCTGATCATCCAGGACACAACCATTTCCTTCCTTGGCTGTGCTACCCAGAtgtacttcttcttcttcttcggaGCTGCTGAGTGTTGCCTGCTGGCCACCATGGCgtatgaccgctacgtggccatctgtgACCCTTTGCACTATCCAGTCATCATGGGTCGCAGAGCCTGTGGCCAGCTGGCAGCTGCCTCCTGGTTCTCAGGATTCCCAGTAGCTACTGTGCAAACCACATGGATTTTCAGCTTCCCTTTTTGTGGCCCCAACAGGGTgaaccacttcttctgtgacagcCCCCCTGTCATCGCACTGGTCTGTGCTGATACCTCTCTGTTTGAACTGGAAGCTCTAACAGCTACTGTCCTATTCatcctcttccctttcttgttGATCCTGGGATCCTATGTCCGCATCCTCTCCACTATCTTCAGGATGCCCTCAGCCGAGGGGAAGCacaaggccttctccacctgctcctcccacctgctGGTTGTCTCCCTCTTCTACAGCACTGCCATCCTCACATACTTTCGACCCCGGTCCAGCAACTCTCCTGAGAGCAAGAAGCTGTTGTCACTCTCCTACACCGTGGTGACTCCCATGTTGAACCCCATCATCTACAGCTTGAGGAATACTGAAGTAAAGGCTGCACTAAGGCGGGCCATCCGCAGGACCCTGGGCTTTCAGAAACTATGA
- the LOC122695020 gene encoding olfactory receptor 10A5-like translates to MAEGNWTRVSEFILLSFSSLPTEIQSVLFLTFLVIYLVTLLGNSLIILVTLADPMLHSPMYFFLRNLSFLEIGFNLTIVPKMLGTLIAQDTTISFLGCATQMYFFFFFGVSECSLLATMAYDHYVAICSPLHYPVIMNPRTRAKLAAVSWFPGIPVATVQTTWLFSFPFCGINKVNHFFCDSPPVLRLVCADTALFEVYAIIGTILFVMIPCLLILCSYTRIAAAILTIPSAKGKHKAFSTCSSHLLVVSLFYVSLSLVYFRPKSNNSPESKKVLSLSYTVVTPMLNPIIYSLRNNEVKNALGRTFHKALGLRNCIP, encoded by the coding sequence ATGGCTGAAGGAAACTGGACAAGAGTGAGTGAGTTTATCCTCCTGAGTTTCTCTTCCTTACCTACTGAAATACAGTCAGTACTCTTCCTGACATTTCTGGTCATCTACCTGGTCACTCTGCTGGGAAACAGCCTCATCATTCTGGTTACCTTGGCTGACCCCATGCTGCACagtcccatgtacttcttcctcaggaACTTGTCCTTCTTAGAGATAGGTTTCAATTTAACCATTGTGCCCAAGATGCTGGGGACCCTGATTGCCCAGGACACAACTATCTCCTTTCTTGGCTGTGCCACTCAgatgtatttcttcttcttctttggggTTTCTGAATGTTCCCTCCTGGCCACCATGGCCTATGACCACTATGTAGCCATCTGCAGTCCCTTGCACTACCCAGTCATCATGAATCCAAGGACACGTGCCAAACTGGCAGCTGTCTCCTGGTTTCCAGGCATTCCTGTAGCTACTGTGCAGACCACGTGGCTCTTCAGCTTTCCATTCTGTGGCATCAACAAGGTgaaccacttcttctgtgacagcCCGCCTGTGCTGAGGCTGGTCTGTGCAGACACAGCACTGTTTGAGGTCTATGCCATCATTGGAACCATTCTATTTGTCATGATACCATGTTTGCTGATCCTATGTTCCTACACTCGCATTGCTGCTGCCATCCTGACGATTCCATCGGCCAAGGGGAAGCATAAAGCCTTCTCTACCTGCTCCTCTCACCTGCTCGTCGTCTCCCTTTTCTACGTATCTTTAAGCCTCGTCTACTTCCGCCCTAAGTCCAATAATTCTCCTGAGAGCAAGAAAGTGCTCTCACTGTCCTACACTGTTGTGACTCCCATGCTGAACCCCATCATCTACAGCCTGAGAAATAATGAGGTGAAGAATGCCCTTGGTCGAACCTTCCACAAGGCCCTAGGCCTTAGGAACTGCATCCCATAA